Part of the Mangifera indica cultivar Alphonso chromosome 4, CATAS_Mindica_2.1, whole genome shotgun sequence genome, CCAATTGGATgtgaaaaatatcttctttcATGACACTATTTTTTAAGAGGTATACATGAAACAGTTTTTTGGTTTCATTGATACAACTAATCTTTCTCATGTTTGCAAATTAAAGAAAGCCCTTTACAGCCTCAAGCAAGCACCATGAGCATGATATCACACCTTACCAACATTCTTGTTGCATTATGAGTTCACAAACTCCAAAGTCaatgttttgtcttttatttacaataataatagtgtttaagtttattttttggtCTATGTGGATGACTTACTTGTCGGAAACAACAATTAGACATTTCTCAACAATTTCTTTACTATCTTTTTAATcgtttttcaataaaaaacttAGGATTCATTCACTATTTTTTAGAAGTCAAAGTTCTTGGTACATTAGTTGACTTATTCTTTAACTAACATAACTATATTCATGAGTTACTTCAATGCCAAAATATGAATGGTGCTAAAAAGGTAACGATCATCTTCCAAATCTTTGTTCTTTACAATTACATGATGGTTCATCTACTATTAATCCTACTATTTTTATATAAGTTATTTAGGGTGCTTATCCATTACATGACCTAATATTGTTTTTCCTGTGAATAAACTTTCTCAATTCATGCACAAGCCTATTGAATATCATTGGTAGATTGTCAAAAGTGTACTTCGACTTTTGAAAGAAACCTTTTTCCATggttttctcataaaaaaacaattttctttatcCCTCACTGCATTTTCTAACGTTGATTGAGTTGGAAACAAGGATGATTCAACCTCtacatgtgtatatataatttatcttagtAGTACTCCAATTTCATAGAGTTCTAAGAAGTAATGAATAGTTGCACAATCCTCTATAGAAGCAGAATATGAGGTTGTCGTAACTTTTGCAACTGAGTTAACATGGGTGCAATCTTTTCTTCAAGAACTTGGCATTAATATTCCTCATGCGCCAATCTTATATTGTGATAATATTAGTGCCACATGTTTTTATGTTAATCTAGTTTTTCACTCTCAAATGAAATATCTCTTTGGATTATCACTTTGTATGGGAAAAAGGTCACACAAGGTCAACTTCACATATCTCACATCTTTACACATGATTAACTAGTTGATGCCTTGACAAAGCCATTATCTCGAGCCAACTTGTTCTTTCTTTTATCTAGGACTGGTGTCTCTGATGGAAACACTATCTTACGAAGGCGTGTACAAGAGAAATTTTCTCCACAATCAAAGGTACAATCTTCTCCACAATCAAAAGAACAATCTTTGCCAATCAATGATATTTCTAATTCAACTTATGTTCAAACATGTGTTTAAAATCATGGTTGTAAATTAGCCCATTTATAGCTAGGTATTAATTCTTTAGTTAActatataacaatatataagGTGTACCTATTTCTAAGAatgatatatatgaaattatttcaCAAACTCATTCCTCCATACTTTGTATCTCAAACATGCACTCTAGGGATATATAGGTCCCACATGTGTTTACAAGACATCTATGTCCGAACTCATCACCCTAATTGTAAgaaaacatgcataaatcaatTCTCAAATcgtttttaaaaatcattaatcaaatatatgtttttcaaatCTTGCTCTCGAGCCCATGCAAAATCTCATATTGGGCTTTATCTAACTTTCACTTATCATGTACATGATCTTAATAATCATTCCTTATCATATTATCTCTCACATGCACATCTTGATACTTCAACATACCTTTATCAcatcaaatattcataatagtGTAAATTTGAAGTAACAAAAGGTTAAGTatcatttaaaacttaaattaactGCAAACAACCAACATTGACATAATAAACATTTAGAATTAATTACTCTTACCACTTATACATAAATCCTACCCAAGATTTCtacaaattttacataaaattaaactctaaattatttaaacaaagttGGCAATCAATCTTATACCTTAGATTAacaataacaattgaaaatgaacaaagaaaaaaaagggtagAGCAAAAAATAAAGGGCAGGATTGATTACTACTATCATTTCTACAATCACTTTTAGCAATGATTTCATTAACTTTTCAACAAATTTCAGGTAAAACTACACATGATACTAAAATACatgataatgatgaaaatttgatgaaagaataagattaaatttaaagttttacataCTAAGAACAAATCACGCGTACCTCAAGaaatctttaaatttcaaattcaattcttggaaaaaaaaaagaagtaacaTAATGAAATGCTTACTTAAGATGACATTGTTGTCAAATTTCttagatttttaattgaattttaaattaaattatgaataaaaaagtgTTTGAGCAGTTAGACTTTACTTAAAGTTAGAAATGAAGGTAAAATGAGTATTAATATGGGTTCTTGGCTATGTACATATAATTGATAGAGTGTTGGCTAATTCATTGAGACCCCTTAAAGTTAGGAATTTAACCACACAAAGTTTATCCTAAGAACACTTTTTCATCTCTCtatggtataaataatattttcccacttaaaatcaaactatattaatgaaaaaaccTCACATAGTATTAGAAattgaaattatcaatttgtacttattattttatttttcaaaattatcatataacctcaacttaacaaaaataaaaaagaaaacctttaaatatctaaattacatGCGAATAcatttgtttctctttctttgacCCTTAACCATTTTTGTCCCTCTTCTTGGTTTCGGGATGAAAATGGTGACAAATGATAATAGTAATTATacaaatagaaatataaataaaagtattaatgatGTATAATTGCATGTTTGTGGGTAAactataatttctaaaattatcaAGAGTGTTAATGAAAACTTTAAggaggtttttgaaaattaaaaatagtttgattgcttttaaaattataaattttcaatatggtccttgatagtttcaaaaataatagttgCACCCTAAATAACATTACAACATAGTGAACACACCACCAATTAGGAttgtaaatgtaatattataaactataggcataataataatattttcaaaatatgagagttaatatgataatttctgAAGGAGTGGCATCGTGGGTagaaaagtattatttatgtcaCCTAAGGGTAGAAAAGGTTTTTGTGCaaaagcttgggtgggaaaagaCATTTTACTCTCTTTAAAAATGAAAGGTCtcaataaacataataattagtAAAGCTCcggaaaatttatttttgtaaaactaTCAGGGAAAATTAGTTAGTTGATCAAACCTCAGGGTTTTCATAGAGACagataaagtttgaaaaacttccAGCCAGGCTCTCTTGGCGCTCATAAATCAAAATTCCCACATTTTCACATTCTTCTTCTTCGCTCGTCCATGGCCTCTTCAACTTCAACCGATTCTTCTCTCCTTTCCGAACTCGAATCCTGCAATACAACAACCCCTATCTTCTCTCTCTTCTCCTCCTATCTCCGCCCCTTCTCAGACCTTAAAAATCCGCAAGACAAAACCCTAATTCGTTCCCTCGCCAAGAAATTCCTTTCCTTCCTCAACAAATCCCTCTCTATTCTCCCCAAACGCCTCTCCAATGCCGATGCACTCTCCAAAGATGAGCAGCTCGTTTCGGATCTCATCGACGTGTATAGGCTTTGCTTGAATTGCTTGGACTTGGTTTCGTCGCAGTTAGCGTGCAAGCCTTACTCCATTCAGCTCCAGAAAATGAGGTTAGTGCGTTGCTTGGAGGCTTTGGGGAAGTACGAGGATGCTGAGAGCGAGGGGCTTCAGGTTTTGCAGGGGCTTAGGAGAATGGATTTCGATGGAAAATCTTGTGATGCGGAGTTTTCTTTGGTGTTTGTGGAAGTTGTGGTAGTGATGGTTAAGTGTGCAGCGATGAGACAAAGGAAGGATGGTGAAGTTTACAGGAGAGTGCTTGGGTTGGTTGAAGAGGCGAGGCACTGGTTCAGGTTAttattttctgaaaaataatgttttattttgtgtgATTAGAAAAGTTGGAACTGGAAGATACCAaactgaaatattatttatgtgtttaaGAAAATAACAGCCGGTAAAGGGGTTCTAGCTAGTAGGATTTTCAATATGAGTTGGACCTGCAGTTATCATTGTTGAGTTAGCTCACAATTTTTAATGCGATCTTTCACATGTTCAAGTGAATTGAAAATTGCTTCTGTTAAGCTGTCGGAAGAATTAATTTCAGTTTCAAAGTGATAATTGCTTATATGTATCTTGAATATCTATAGATTATTAGTTTTACTTGCTACttgcaaaattatattaaagttgaCGTTTGCAAGTGTAAGAAGgaataattttgttgttaagaCTTCAGACTGAGCTGATTAGTTGGCTGATTGGTTTTTGAATACTTCAGGGTATTGGATGCAAATGCATATGAGAAGTTGCATAGAGTACTTGTGTCTTATATGGGTAAATGCACTCTTTTTTTGGTTGGAGAGCTAATTCTCTTTACTGGAAATTTGGTAAGTGAATTTTGTTTGGCAACATTGACTGAGTATGCAAATGCATCAATGAAAGATCAAATTTATAAGGTAATTATTTTACTTCCCAGTTACAGTATTGCATACCTTTAGAAATATTGTAATTAATCAACCATGTGCAGTTCTCTCGCCGGATATGTGCATCTCTGTTTTCACTAAAGGAGAGTAAGCAGTCAGTTGTCGTTGAAATAATACTTGGTGTCCTGGATTCTGTTGCCTGTCAATGCAAGGTAAAGTGAAGACTGTCATATAGCCAGAGGATTCTTAACATTAAAGAAATGTGCTTAAATAATGCATCTGCTGTCATGTAAAGTAACTCAAAGCATTACTTCTTTCTGTGATTTATCTTCAAAATGCCTGTGAATTCTATTCATTAATATGTTATGATATACGTATAAAGAACATGATAATTTATTCACTTGTCTTGGCATTGCATGAATTTTTGGTGACAGTTCTTAAGCCTTATTTTGGTTGTGGGACTGAATCGAGAAAATGCTTCTCTTTAGGGTCTTAAATCAGTGTGACACATTGTGGGTTCAGAGTTGTTCATATGATTGACGCTATAGGGAATACATTCTTTCAAGATCTAGGAGAAAATTTGCGCTTATTAAATTAACTGCTTTGCATTTTAGTAAGAGATCTAATGCTAATTGctatattaatttgattcaataacGAAAGATGTTGAGGTTATTGATGCTTGGACGTTATCCTTACCTTCTTTGAATTATATCAACTTCTTCATTGCTCTCTTGTTATGTTAGATGTCTCATTCCTAAATAGTCTTTCCATTCTAACGTAATGGTACTTTACTTTTCATTCTGATTGTATGGCCCTTCACTTTTCTTTCCTTGGGttttttcttcatcaatttAACTGTATGACATATGAGAGAACATGCTTTGGGCCTTTTATTATGGGTTTAAGTTGGGAAAAATATGCTGCTGTTATATTTGGAGACTGCTAGTTGCAATATTTTACTTGATTCAACATTATTAATTCAAACCCCATAGTGATTGCAACTTTAGTACTTAACTTTTGGCAGGTTGAATTAAATAACAGTGGAATTGAGCTGGTTGAACTTGTATCATATTGTGCCAACAAATGTCGTGCCACATGTACATTTTTTTGTGGTACTGTTGCAGGACATCTAGATCACATAGCAGGTGACTTACCTCAGGTATCTTGTTCTGTTATTTATGGGTTTTGTAGCATGGTATGTCATATCATTGTTTAGTAAAGATGTTTCTGcttgttaattttaagttaaactaATTGGCAGGTTATGACACCTACTGATTTGATTCTGAGGCTCTATGCCGCTGGGTTGTACTTTACCAACTATGGTGTTAACTGCACTGGTGGTGATTTAACATCATCCAGAGGTGCAAAAAAGGAGTTTGCAATCAGGATTTTGCTTAATGATGGTGATAGACTATACAAATTGGCTACTTTGCTTGGTTCATTGGGACGTCACTTTTCTGTTAGCTGCAAAGAGAATGTGTCATCTAGATTTGAATATGAGGACTCTTTCAGTCAAATATGTTTGCAGACAAATTCTAATCATGAGGCCTCTATAACTCTGATGCAGAAAATTGGAGAGGACTATATGCTGTCTTACTTAAATGCATTGAAATTCTTGTGCCATCCACTTGCTGAACTAATTAATtcagagaaaaaagagatagtTTCTGAAATTGAAACTATTCCGGGTCATGAACAGCTCTCAATTATTCAGGATGCATTTTATCAGCTTTCTggtgcttttcttttttggcaGAGGCAAGTGAATTCTGATACTCTATATCTACATTTCTTTGTTCAATGGCTATAAATGGAGCTATTTGTGCACCAAAAGGGTTCTAGTGTTCTATTGtgcatttaattttgaaactttgcttttcaaataacaaaataaggTCTGTAAAATGTAATCAGTTTTGCCTTGCGAGTTAAATTTACTACTTATACTAATCAAATACTGTTGATGTGAGGGATAATTTCCTATagtgatttttttaatctagTACTCTTTTTAAGACCTGAGATGAAAGAGGCTCTCTTGAAGGGCCAGTTCTATGCTATCTATGCCAAAAGAAGATGTCAATGAAATTACATGGTAGCATTCTTGAGTATGAAATTATATGAAGTCATGGATAACGCTGAAACTGGTGTAGGTTAATATCTGGAAATCCATGCTCAAGATCTTTTGTTGCATTCTTGATTGTATttacaaatattgaaatttttcttatttttacatGCAGCTATGCATCTGAAAGAGATAAACATGGATTTGATGATAACAAGATTGTAATTACTGTAGCTGTGGCTGCTTTTATTCTCTCAATCAGAACAAATTGTAAAATGAAGGTGGTGCTCTTACTCTGTGATACTAGGCTGGCTGAAATTTGGTCACTTGATGcagattttgttttcttaatcaTTGTAGGAATgtagtatattttttttccaacttatttgttagcttttttttttttttttccagaagaGTTCTCGCCTAATTAAGAACATCATTGCTAGTGAATGGATTGAACCTCAAggactaaaatatatttatgccTCTCTTTACAATATTGGTGTATCTCTGTACAGAAATAAGCAATTGAAAGAGGTAACTTCATGGAGCAATGTGGTTTTGCTTTGTGTTCTTTATAATGCTAGTTATTTCCCcctcaaaatcatcatctagtttacaagaatgaaaaaacaatatattttattgcaTGGTTAAtttgcaaatatttttttcattctcaatAGATGCCTTGTTATCAATGATTGTTACAATATTGTTTGTGCATGCTTTGAAATTAACTTTGGTTACTAATCAGTAGGATTAACTAATTTCAGAAGTTTGTGTAGTATCCTTTTCTGAAATTGCTCATGCATTTGCTATTTGCTGCCAGGATAGCTCACAAAATCTATTTGCTGttcaattgataaatataagGTCAACCCTTAGTTGACTAATTTTAAGCTCAACTCTTCACAAAGGCCTCCAAATTTTTGGTACTTCATTCATGTACATGTTAGTTAAGCTATGAAAGAGAATATAGTAAtagcaattcatgcctcgtggctTTGAAGACTGTTTTCACTGGTCACacgttattattttgatgatagtATAAATACATTTCTGGTCTTAGAAGTAGTGAATAGTATCAAAGAAGCAAAATTTTCTGGCCTACAGAAACTTCAAATTTTCCAGTCTATATTTTGCGACCACAATTAGTTCTGGGTTTTGTGTTTACAATAGGTGTATATGTGTATCCTTCCACCgagaaacataaaaaagaaagggataattacaaatttttattaaatgtatgAGAAAGAACAGACAAGTGATTGGAGAGATAGATCAATGTGAACATGGACAATGAGGATGCAGTAGATTTGATCCCAGGAAAACAGAATAAATGATCAACTTAGATTAATCATCATTTATATCCATGTAGATGATAGGGAAGAAGTGTTCATTCTTGATAAACATGCATGCACATATTTCCTATCTTGGATAATCAACTTGAACTGTAATATCCTTGTAGTGTTTGTTTTGCGTTTAAGGTGTTTGGTTTGTATGAATTATGTATTCTGTCTTTGCAGGCTTCAGAGGCTCTCAAATTATGTTGTAGAGCTTCATGGACTTGTGCAGTACTTCAATGCAAAATGTTTATACAGAAATCAGAGGGGTCCCTTCATGATCTGTCGGAAGGTGCTAttgttgattttgttaatgAGGCATGCACAAGAAGTGCTTTTCTTTTGGAGGTTCTCCATCAATCTAATAGTCATAAGATGAAAAAAGTCATTGTTCAGAGTCTTGAAAATTGGTCTGTTGTTTACACTTTGTTTAGAAGGCTGCCAGGTCCTATGCTTTTGGTGAAAAATTGGGTTAAGGTAACCTGCGAGAAACCCTCCTAACTTGTTCACTATATTTCCTTTTATCTGTATCCTGATTGTTGATTGATTGTCAGATAGTATGTAAACTTCGTGAGAATGTAGATGTAGAGGATGCTGCTCCATCTTTATACAGTTTGCTGTCATCTTCTGAAACACTGTCAGAAAAGACACTTGGCATTATTTTAGAGCAGGTTTGGTCCACCGTATGAAGCGGACATTTTATTTCAGGTGTTCTTGTTATAATGCTTCTTTTTAGATACTGATGTatggtttttcttctttcatttgttCTCTGATTTTTTAGGAGCTTCATGCATATGAAGAATTGAATCCCTTAGGCCCAGAGTTGTGTCAGAGAAggcaaatgaaaattattagtATCCTTCTGCAAAACGTGTACGATACAGAAGATAGTGGGTTACAGAAGTCAAGAATTTTACTCAAAAAAGCAAGGACATTAAGGGCCGTGGGAAGGGAAGGTTTGAAGGACTGTATTCAGTGCTTGTCAGAAGCAATATTCTTTATGGTGATTTACTTAGTTCATTGTCTTTCTCTCCTCATTTCTACCCAGCTGATACAATTTTAAGTTGTGAATTCTTATCATTTTTAGAGTTGAATTTATGATTAACTGGAAAATATTCTCTGAACAGAATGGCATTTCTGAAGACATATGTAGACGTGGAACTTTGCTGTGTCATCTGTTAGCTGTGGCATATTGCTTACGTGCTTTATGTACCCAGGAAGCTGAACCAAACTCTAAGGTGTTGATGCATAAAAGGCTAGTCTCCAGGATTGCGTAATTAATGCTTAATTGTTTTGTGTGTTCAGTTAGTAACCATGCATAAATTTGGTTTTGAAGTATTTGTTTCACTGAATTAATGCCTGGTTTTTGTTGTAAACAGCAAGTCATCAAAGATATTGATTCTGCCCTAAATCAATGGTTGAGCATATCCATTTGCTCTACAATTGATGAGTGCAATATAGTCACAGAGAATACAATGCTACTATTGTATAATGTAGTTGATCTGTTATCAATGAAGGTATGCTTTTGACCTGAGTTGGATGCTGTTGGTTTGCAATGAAGCATAGTGTTCTTGATTTTTGACATCACATTAtcttttttggtatttttaggGTTGTACAGAATTTCACCATCGTTTATATAAACTGatgattagatttttaaaatggaAGAATGTTCCATTGGAAAAGTGCGTGTACATTTTGTGGGAAAGTAGAAGGCTTAGTCATGCTCTTTGCATTTCCCCCGTGAACGAGGCGTTTCTCATAAATTTAGCTGAGCAATGTGGTGAAATTTCTAAATCTATTGATTTTTGGATACGCTGTTTAAAGGAATCTCAACCATTGTTAGTTGGATTCCAACAGAGTCTCACACTTTTATTTGCTGATATTCGTGAAAGTCTTGATCAACCATACATTACAATTGCTGACGTGAAAGATGCTGTTTCTGATCTCACTTCAAGGGTAAGATTTTCTAATTAGCaccatttatattttaatcttttatttgtgTTATCTTATTGATGTAAAGTGTCAATGTCCTTGCAGCTTCCTCTACCTCCTCGTTCTTTGTTCCTTGTTGGATATCTCTACTATGACTTAAGTGAAAGACTTGCTGCAAAGGGACAACTTTTTGAGGTAAACAGCTTTAGATTTACTTCCAAATTTGTGTTACCtgaagttcttttttttttttttcctgaaaaGATGTTGTGCACAAGCTCTAGAAATTAGGTGCAATTTTCTATCTATAGCTGTGTGTCTGTTTCTGAACTTGTCTAAGTAGTTCTAACAGCTGTCAAGAGGAGTAGAATGACTAGTCCTTTCTTTCATAGGTGTGGGGCATCTATGCATGACTCCATTATTTTATGAACTTTTATGTAATTACCTGATGTGGCGTTGATGTGAGTTTGACTTTTTGTGATCAGATTAGGATAGGGTATCCCCTTTTTCCCCTTGTAATGGCCTAGTGGCAACCAGATTGAAAATTGGATGATTGTGCGGCATCTAAGTGAAGAGTTGACTAATTTCAAATGGATGCTGCCAAAAATTTAGTACTTATGTGCTTGTATGTGTTGGTTTTCTGTTTGTGGATTGATTtcttgttttcaattttcactAATTGTCAATTGTGTTGAGATTGTATTgttattggagtgaaattcttttttaaatagttaCATATTTTTTGATCCTTTTTGTCACAGTTTGTATTTTGCATTTTTGTTCAAAACTTCATCTTCCTCCTTGTTTGATTTTCGGAGAAATTTAACCTATAGCGTTAGACTTGAACCTTCTAATCTATTTTAGACcttacaaatttaattactGTTTTTGAATGTccttatatttttgttatggcAGAAAAGGATTTACTTTGGAAGTTTGGTTTTTGGAATTCATGTTCATTgaattaatggaaaaaatgCCACATTTGGTTTAGCTTATATAGAGTATGATTGACTAATagtaattatttcaataatccATCAGGTCTCTTGATAAACATTTACTTAAGTCCTCTATAGTGGATGGCCATGTCCTATAAGCATCTCCCCTCCCCcctcctcccccccccccccccccccccccccaaaaaaaaaaaaggaataataaaTTGACCCCTGACATTTATATCCTACTCAAACCGGAGAAACTAATCTAAACTACAgttaatctaaaaattaaaaaaatgacttGTCTCTAAATTCCAAGAACAGAATATTGCATAATCTTTTGATTCGGCATCATTTAGAGGGATTGTGTATTTTCTCCTGTAGTTTCTTTTGCCTTACAAAGAAAGTAGAATAACAAGTTGGAACAGTTTTTTCGATCATGAATACCATGACaacagtttttttttcctttttggttttGAAGGTTTTGAGTTGTTTCAATTACTAAAATTcctgaaatttatatgattggTTTTGAATTTATAGGCATCATTGTATTTATCACTCTTTTTAAGTCAATTTTCTAACAAGTTTTTCTTATAACTTAGGCTCTTTCACATGCCAAAGAGGCTCACCGGCTTCGTACTGAACTCTTTCAAGAGATATTTTCGTATTCTAGTGACAGGCATGTTCAAAAGTATGAGGCAGGGGACCTCATGCAGAAGCTAACTTATGCTTTTAAAGATTTCCATGTAACCAGATCTATTACTAGTCAAGTTTGGTCATTTGATGTTACTTTGTGGAATGTGGATGATTGTTATCTTAGTCCATGGAATGTCCTACAATGTTATCTTGAAAGTACTCTCCAGGTTTGGCTTATC contains:
- the LOC123214667 gene encoding separase-like isoform X2 codes for the protein MASSTSTDSSLLSELESCNTTTPIFSLFSSYLRPFSDLKNPQDKTLIRSLAKKFLSFLNKSLSILPKRLSNADALSKDEQLVSDLIDVYRLCLNCLDLVSSQLACKPYSIQLQKMRLVRCLEALGKYEDAESEGLQVLQGLRRMDFDGKSCDAEFSLVFVEVVVVMVKCAAMRQRKDGEVYRRVLGLVEEARHWFRVLDANAYEKLHRVLVSYMGKCTLFLVGELILFTGNLVSEFCLATLTEYANASMKDQIYKFSRRICASLFSLKESKQSVVVEIILGVLDSVACQCKVELNNSGIELVELVSYCANKCRATCTFFCGTVAGHLDHIAGDLPQVMTPTDLILRLYAAGLYFTNYGVNCTGGDLTSSRGAKKEFAIRILLNDGDRLYKLATLLGSLGRHFSVSCKENVSSRFEYEDSFSQICLQTNSNHEASITLMQKIGEDYMLSYLNALKFLCHPLAELINSEKKEIVSEIETIPGHEQLSIIQDAFYQLSGAFLFWQSYASERDKHGFDDNKIVITVAVAAFILSIRTNCKMKSSRLIKNIIASEWIEPQGLKYIYASLYNIGVSLYRNKQLKEASEALKLCCRASWTCAVLQCKMFIQKSEGSLHDLSEGAIVDFVNEACTRSAFLLEVLHQSNSHKMKKVIVQSLENWSVVYTLFRRLPGPMLLVKNWVKIVCKLRENVDVEDAAPSLYSLLSSSETLSEKTLGIILEQELHAYEELNPLGPELCQRRQMKIISILLQNVYDTEDSGLQKSRILLKKARTLRAVGREGLKDCIQCLSEAIFFMNGISEDICRRGTLLCHLLAVAYCLRALCTQEAEPNSKQVIKDIDSALNQWLSISICSTIDECNIVTENTMLLLYNVVDLLSMKGCTEFHHRLYKLMIRFLKWKNVPLEKCVYILWESRRLSHALCISPVNEAFLINLAEQCGEISKSIDFWIRCLKESQPLLVGFQQSLTLLFADIRESLDQPYITIADVKDAVSDLTSRLPLPPRSLFLVGYLYYDLSERLAAKGQLFEALSHAKEAHRLRTELFQEIFSYSSDRHVQKYEAGDLMQKLTYAFKDFHVTRSITSQVWSFDVTLWNVDDCYLSPWNVLQCYLESTLQVGIILELVGNGIEAESFFLWGKSISCLQSLPLFIVAFSSVLGKLYRKKQLWDLAEKELKSAKHILEESSKNFSCSKCRLMLEVTVDQQLGDLSRSLCDGAAGNSLMERLSNAENIYKSALEKLNLSEWKNSISCPDGESVESIFLKRPFGQNDEHVATNKYSDSSVYYPDTKEILTRDGSVAKMEGKTSRKLKNAPKAFLKDQPLIPESNSRITRSKYRSSQNQCVNGSSEVQAGLSKHTIDNTSSDFINPLSQRESVLERKSCIVNTGCEATCICNKMKCWRCLSVEVIESGLLDNFVHMKWEFIRRRLSLSVLTGIGKCLGNRDQIHEAHEIILQSLSVLFSRNSFCHAHSSLSPKFLLDLIGKEFSGDVFAVERAAILYNICWLSLKDYHSKKTRHSCCDLSNIQLQKIVPWLMIAFVLCREVPILFQKVSRLLAVVFILSSSSKLFSLSSSCKVLSEGHWASFFHQASLGTHLNCQFLSNMTWRYKGQHLLDAESTHVTSSLNLWTESSNSLSFAPESIKNLEQFVKDFFVGLPCATVICVTLLGGAYASLLQELLLYPSWVHAWMLFSRLNSKSQPIVVLLPVNTILEEASDDGVNANFGFEELYESKDCGKHWHCPWGSTVVDDVAPAFQSILKESYLMSFPQDTERNRSLWWMQRKKLDQRLGELLRKVEDSWLGHWKYMFLGEWSNCKNMDRILKKLARDLKSKCKVDVNESLLRVVLGGLKSGYKREENMAQLFSKKGCCIGTFGYSDNNNQRASSKESNGVEKLSELAFQLIDEALKELEAEESVNREPAILVLDCEVQMLPWENIPILRNQEVYRMPSVGSIFAALERIHHQEQVRKLVATFPSIDPLDAYYLLNPSGDLSYTQVQFEDWFRDQNLKGKAGSPPTAEELAVALKNYDLYIYFGHGSGSQYIKWHHVQKLEKCAATLLMGCSSGSLSLNGCYAPSGTPLSYLQAGSPVIFANLWDVTDKDIDRFAKAMLDGWLRERLNVSVDSEQTILVGEEHDAKNRRGKGIKKKTSRNKSPDSLDNGTFKNSCDSRPKLGSFMGSARDACQLPFLIGASPVCYGVPTGIRRKTSL